A region from the Leopardus geoffroyi isolate Oge1 chromosome E3, O.geoffroyi_Oge1_pat1.0, whole genome shotgun sequence genome encodes:
- the LOC123588999 gene encoding basic proline-rich protein-like: protein MQVVRSLPAGLCPRLGAPVPPSFGFLVPRKGARGGVSVSIPEEERVGRGGSGGTRRPPAPLPASPPEHDGPAPARAPCPEPPEKRVCGAQVSTAMSHVGPGPEISPNVGPKSGTLRMRLGRPAPPGLQPLGKGPRGSCAPPSPLWTRAQPLATGEPRSGGQNRGRRSLLPICRLAGSPELLGHTDALTGQDGTR, encoded by the exons ATGCAAGTCGTGAGGTCTCTCCCTGCAGGCCTGTGTCCTCGGCTCGGAGCTCCCGTCCCACCAAGTTTCGGCTTCTTGGTCCCTCGGAAAGGTGCGCGGGGCGGGGTTTCGGTTTCGATTCCGGAAGAGGAGAGGGTGGGGCGAGGAGGGAGCGGGGGGACCCGCCGGCCCCCggcccctctccccgcctcccctcccgaGCACGACGGCCCCGCCCCTGCCAGGGCCCCCTGCCCGGAGCCACCAGAGAAGCGAGTCTGCGGGGCCCAGGTGAGCACGGCGATGTCTCACGTGGGCCCCGGCCCAGAAATTTCCCCCAACGTGGGACCCAAGTCCGGGACCCTGAGAATGAGGCTCGGCCGGCCAGCCCCGCCAGGCCTCCAGCCGCTCGGGAAAGGACCCCGGGGCTCCTGTGCTCCGCCGAGCCCCCTCTGGACCCGGGCTCAGCCCCTCGCAACTGGGGAACCCCGAAGCGGGGGTCAGAACCGGGGTCGCCGCTCACTTCTTCCCATCTGCAG ACTTGCCGGCTCCCCTGAGCTACTGGGCCACACAGACGCACTGACGGGACAGGACGGCACGCGGTGA